The uncultured Desulfatiglans sp. DNA window GTTGATGGCGCAGATGGCGCCCTTGATCCGGGTTCTTCCCACCAGGGGCACGAGCGCCAGATTCCGGGTGCTGTATCCCAGCCTGCGGTCACGCTCCTCGTGGAGTTCCCGGTTCCTGGATGTGTCCGAAACGATCATGGGCTTCCCGGTCCTGATGACCTCCCCGGCCATGAGCTGATCGTAGCGGAACCTGACTTCCGCGGCCCGCCGGATAGCCTCATCCTGATCGTAGGCCGCCCCCGTGATGTAGAGCTCCTGCTTCTCCTCGTCCGGGAGGATCACCACGCACCCTTCCGATTCGACGAGGTCCTTTACCTCCGTGTTGATGAAATGGAGCAGTTCGTGAAGCTCCGGATACTTCGGCAGCGCGAGGCTGATCTGGAGCATGGCCTCCTGGATCCGGGCCATGCGCTTGTCCTTTGTGATGTCACGATAGATCGCGATGACGCCGGCCAGATCATCGAGGCTCTCCGCATAGACCGCCGCACGGATGGAGACGTCCAGCAGGCGCCCGTCCCTTGTCAACCGCTTGGATTCGTGGTGCACCAGAATCTTGTCCTGGCGAAGGCGCTTCAACTCTTCCAGGGTGCTTTGGACCTGATCGAACGGGACGAAGGGGACCCTTCCCGCCTGGAAGTCTTCGAGCGTCCACCCGAAGACCTTGGTGAAATAGGGGTTGAGGTAGGTCGGGTGCCCGTCCATGGTGAACACGCCGATCGGGTAGGGGATAAAATCGACCAGCGTCTGGAGGCGGACCGAGGTCCGGCGCAGGGCGTCCTGCATCCGGTGGCCTTTGGTCACTTCCCTGAAGGTCTCGACAGCCCCGGTGACACGGCCGTTTTCATCCTTCAGGGGCACCGCCGTAACCAGAAACCACTTGCCGCCCCCGTCAGGGGCCGGCAAAAACCGCTCCACCTCCCAGGCATCCCCCGCCAGGGGCGACCTGCGGCACCCCGAGCCGAAGCGCGCCATGATCTCCGCCTCCGAGGCCTGGTCGACAATGAGATCCAACAGCACCGGCCCGGGCTCCGAGAAAAAGGTCCGCCATGGGTCTTTCTTCCCGATCAAGCTCCCGGGCGGAGTACCCGTCAGGTTCTCGTAAGCCCTGCTGCAGTGCACGACAACGTGCTCGGCATCGATCACGAGGACCGGCACCTCAAGACGCTCTATCGCAAGAGATAGGATGCCATCACGCCTATCATCCTCGTTGCAAAAAGGAGCAGACCGCTCTTTTTTCTCACCGCATCCTTCAGAACCCAAGGCCGTCTGAGTGGTATCATCATCCACGGACATGGCAAAAACCTTGTTGTCAAAAAGCTAAAATGCTTTCCATCCGTAAATCATTTCCGGATGGATCTAGCTAATTATCAGTTATAACATATGCACTGGTCAATCAAGGAGTTTTACGGGCATCCCCCGTTGCCGTGACGGGGGCGGCGCGGGAGGCTCTTCTGCTGCACCACCAGAAAGATCGCGAGAAAAAATCTTAGGAAATCAGATACATATTGACCTGGGTGATGCCGTTATAACGGCAGATATGGTCACAGTCGCCATTTTTCCAAGCGTGAACATTTTCGGATTATTTCATATGGTGCATAATTCAATCACTATATCATTTTCTATTAATATGTGTATCTATGTTATCATTGACATTTTCACTGTCATCTGTTTCTGAATTATCAGAAGGTATAGAGAAATATTGATCGGGATCATAATACAAATTATCATCATTGCTGTCCAAATATAACATACTACTCATCTTTAACGTATTATCCATATTTTTCTGTCCATCGTTTAATGGATTAATGTTTATCATTTTATTAAGATGCTCAATTCCAGTTATGCCCCTATCGCTATCATCAGAATCTTCCATAAAATTTATCGTATTAATATTTCTTTGAATTTTATTTTCTTCCGGCAACCAACCGACTCCTATTTTGCCGTTTGAATCATTAAGTTTATTGAAATATTCGATATCTTCTATACTGACATAGCCATCATCAGAATCATTCGAAATACTTGCAGTATCAATGTCTCTGTACTTTTCATCTTTTTCGATTATTTCCCTGTTTGAATTATTAGTATTCACTAACTTGCTTTCATCGTATAAAGCCTCGACTTTTACTACAGTCTCCCAACTATAATCAATCCATTCTCTAGATTCCTCTACCTTGAATTTTTTCGGCAATGTTTCTTTTTTAAAAACATACCGACTCATCATTTCATCTTTAGCTCCATCTTTTGATATTTTTCCTTCATACAATGAATCAATATATTCATAACATAATCTAATGATATATGTCATAATATGTCTACGTTCATTAATATTAATTGATGTATGCTGAGTTAACGCTGGCATTGCCAGCCATTTTCTGCATGTGATTTCAAGGGGAGAATAGGCATTGATAAAGATTTCCAGCGGGGCCGTATCATCTTTTGGTTTGCTATCCTGAATTCTATTTCGCAAACAAATTAGATTGAGATTATGCGTTTCAAGCAAAAGAGCCAGTCCCCACTTGAAATCTTCCATGAAATTCGACAATTTTTGCATCACGCCATCTTTTTTCATCTGATAGAGTTCATCAATCTCCGTATGATCGATGATCGTGTCAATGACATCTCTCAGGGTGTCATTGAAAGGAACTGCAGGCCAGATCAGGCCTCTTTCGTTATCTTGGACGCCAACAAGGCCGAAATCTTCATCCCCATCCCAGGGATCTTGGTCAAAATGAAAATTGGTCAATGGACCATAGGAACCATTAGGCAGGGTTCGGCTGCGATAAGTGTACCTCCCGGTCATTCCTATCAGGTTGTAGTTACCATCGAGCGGCGGCTTCTGACGGCTAAAGTATTTCTCCCGGAATTTTTCTCTGGCCTCGCTCAAGGCCTCCTGTTTGGCCTGCTCCAGCGATTTCGATCCATCCACTTTTGGCTGCTGATCCGGAATGATCGAGGAATCTTGCTGGGCTGGGACCTCACTGTCTAGATTCTCGAGTTCCAGAGTTTTCCACTCAAGCTCCTTCAAGGGATCTTGCGGGGTCGGGATCTCTTGATTTCGATCTCTGCTTTCCATAGATTTAAGCTCTTTTTCCTCTTCAGAATCTACCAATTCTGGCTGCTGATCCCGAATGATCGAGGAATCTTGCGGGGTCACGGGCACAACGCTCAGTCCCTCGAGAACCGGCGGGGGAGAATCAGGCTCGGAGCGCAGCGATGGGGAAGTCCGCCCGTGCGCAACAATCGTATAATGAACGCCTCCGTCCAGATAGCGGTAGGAGTCCATTTCGCTCCGGTACCTGACGCTGCCGGTTACTTCGAAGCTCGTCGGTATGTCCGGCATCCTGAAGATAAACCGCGTCAAGGATTGCCGCCTCGCTTCGTAAGTTGACTCTCCGGCCTGCTGCGCCTGTTCCTCGCCGTCCATCGGGTTCGACCCCAGAAACCGCCGGTATCTTCTCCATATCGTCTCCATCACCTGTCCCCGCGCCCCTTGGGGGCGCAACAACAACACAGACGGATGGAGCAAAAATTGGTTGAAGAGGGTATCGAGGTCCTGCCGGATCACAGGGTCATCGACTGCCCGGAGCGGTGCCGCTGCATCCCAGAGCATCTGCCGCTGCCTGAAAAAGGTCATGATATTTTCGCGCATCTCCCCGATGCGCCTGGACTCGGAGAGGTCTTCAGCGGACTGCTCGATGATCCCCTCCGCCAGGCGCCTGAGGGTCTGCTCGCCGCCCTGTTGCCAGAATTCCGGCTGGATAATCGTCTCCTTCTTGAGATCCTGCACAAGGGCGTCGAACGTTCCCGGAAGCGGATCCGCGCCATCCGTCGTCCCGGAGAGGAAAAACCTCTGCTGGAAGGCCTTCTTCTCGCAGCGGATGCGGTCCACCACCCTCCGCACACGGCGGCAGGTAAGCGGCCTCTCGCCGAGTTCTCGTTCGGCCCTGCTGCGGTTTTCCGATCCATAGAGAACCTCGATGGAACCGAGGAGCCTGTCCTTCAGGTAGATGTCTTCGCCCCTCAGTTTCACATCGACCTCCTGCGGCGCCCCTTTGAGATCAGGATGATTCTTCCGTATCGCCCGCGCACGCCACTTTCTACCGCTCCCGAAGAGATCCCTGTAATGGACGCCCAACCAGCGCTCGTTTTCCCTTCCCTCCAGACCGATCTCCCCCCACCAGCTCCTGCCTGCAGCCTCCCGCAGATTATCGACAACACCTATCGCTTCTTTCAATGCGACCATACGACTCCTCCCCCTGCCTCGCTCCCAATGCCTCAAGTTTTATCCGGGAATCGATCCATTTCTCTCTCTGACATCCTCGAAATCGCGTCTACAAAGCGTGTCATCCGGAACCGATTTTTTGCCCATCTCAGCGCCGTCTGTTTTCAGAGCGACGTCAGTGAGATCCTGAATGAGCCGTGTTCTCCGCTGCAGTCACTGTATCTCCTGTTCCGCGAACAACGGACTTCGCCAGCCCGGGATCTTTCCCTGCTCGAAGTACATGCGGATATCATCGCCTGAGACCTCGAAGCGTGCGGGCGGCATAGGGCGGTTAAACATAAAACGGATCATGGCTTCCAGATCCACTCTCCCGGCTCCCGTGGAGGTACGCTCATCGAGAGGAAGGGAAGAAAGTTCTTGAATCTGTCCGCCACCTCGATCGATGGTAGAGGCCCCTTCCCGCCCGCAAAGCCGGGCCATCCCGCTCATCTCCAGGAGTCTCTGTTCATGTATCCCCCCGATAAACGCAGCGAAACGCCTGCTGACAAAAGCGATCAGCCGGGGGCGTTCCCGCTGAGGTTCGTGGAAGGCAATCGAGGGATTCACCAGGAGGTTTTCAAACGTAAGCACAAACGGCGCATAGTCCTGCATCGGGACATCACAGGCACTGAACGCTCGAACCAGGTGCCTGACCGCCTCGTCCCGCTCCTTCAAAAATGCGCACATCTCGTCGCGGACTATTTTACATCCCTCTCGATATCTCTCGATGCCGACCATCCTTTGAACGATACCCTCGGCAAGACCTTTCAGTACGCGCCTGAACTTCTCCTGCTCGCGCCAATAGAATACAGGGCAAAGCCCTTTTTCGCCAAGTTCGGTGACGAGGGAATCGAAATTCTGCAACGGTGCGAGTCCCGTATCCCATCTATCATTCCGATGAACGGATCGGCTCCCCAGCGCCATGAAACGTCTTCTGTGCAATGCAACCTGAAGAGACTCCAATTTGGCCGTCTGGCCGCGATCCCCCGAATTCTGCGCCTGGATGACGAACGGCAATCTGCGCTTCCGGAAGAAATTCTGCCCGAAAAGACGTCTGATTTCGGCGAGCAGTTCTTCACCCTGCTGCAGGGGCGTCTCATCAGGTTGATCCGTGATAACGGGGACGGAGCTCTCTCTAAGGCCAATCTGCTCCACTTCCTCGGCAGGCACACGCGGGGCATCACCCAGCGGCGCGTCCAGACCCACCTGAAGGGCCCCTTGAACCAGGAGCGATTGCAGGGCGGATCGTCTCGCCTCCCCCTGAATCTCCACCGCGTTTTTCTGTGTCAGAAACTCCTTATATCTTTGGAGCGTCGCCTGCATGCATTCCCAACGTTTTAACGGATCGAGAAGAAGCAGGCTTCTGTCCATCAAGAAGAGACGATCGAAGAGCGTGTGCAGGTCATACAAGACGAGCGAATTCTCCGCAGCACGCGACCACGGAGCGCACCTGAAAACGGTCTTTCGCTGCGCAAGGAAGGTTTGGAGACCCTCCTTAACATCCCTCCATCGCTCTTCAGAGGTCATTTTGCGCTTACCGCCGTCGATGATCGATCTGGCCAGGTCTTTGAGAGCTGCCCGCGCCGCTTCCTGCTTCAGACCTGCCGGCGGCAAGGCTTCGGCCTCCAGATCCGCCATGAGGGCATCGAACGTGCCCCGCATGGGCGGCCCCTCGCCTGACGGGGTCTCCAGAAAAAACCGTGTCCGGAATCCGCGCCTGTCCTCATCGACCCGCCGCAGCACCTTTCGGATGCGGTGACACGTCAAGGGTTTATCGTCGATGATCCTTTCTGCGCCCTCCAGCGCCTCGGGTCCGTAAAGCGTCCTCAGCGCATTCCCGAAAAGACATCGAAGATAGACATCCTCCCCTTTCAGTTCAATCGCCGGATCAATCGTATACACCCATGGCTTGCGCGGATCGGTATTGGGGCGGATCTCGACGAAACGGCTTCTCGACCTGATTTTGTGCGCGGATGACCAGCCACTCCGCCCATACAGGCAGAGATCGCCTGCGTGGTCGAACCCCAGTTCGCCCCTCCTGGCAGCCGTCTGAGCGAAGACCGACACCGTATAGGAGGATTTCTCAAGATCACTCAATTCCAGGTCCTCCACTGGCACCGGCACTCGACCGTTCCCTCTCTATCCTTGCACCGCAGCAAGCTCCGCCATCTCCTCGCCGCCCGAAGGCCCGCAGGCGTTGCGGCCAAAACCTTCCGCCCGTGCCCGGCACCTCGCGCTCGCCTCATTTTCCTCAATGCAATACGATCCTCCCCCAACATACATCCTCGCGGATCATTCCCAAATACACATCCTCGGTGATCATTAGCAAAAAACGTACCATGCGCGGAGATCCTCACCCGCTGAGCGGCTGGACATCGAGGCTTTGTCCAGCTTCTACCGGATGCCAAACAAATTGGCGGGCGGCGCCCGCCACGAACAGTTGGCCGCCGGCTCGGCACGTTTATGCCGGGCCTCCGTTTACGAAGAGCACGCATTGCACAAAAACTTGGGTACCCTGGCACGGGATTGTGCACCGCAGAAATGCACCCCTCCGCATCCATGAAGCAGGCGGCAGCAAACCATCCCCTGGTCCTTGCCACTCCTGGAACGAACCGAAGTTCCCGGCCGGACCCGGCTCTTATCAGTGCAATCCTCTCTGCGAACATCCCTCCACGCGAAGGCCCTGCCCGGTGGGTGAGCGCCTGCAGCGGCGGTCCGCCCGAATCGATGACACGAACACCATCGCGAATCCGCCGGGCCCGCCGAGGACGGGACCAGGGTCCTGCCCTTCGGCGGTCGGCATCCCTGTTAGCCTTGCTGATGATTTCGGATGCTTTTTAATATAACTTAATTACTATCATTAATTATTTATCTTGCATATCGAAGCAAACTTTGCTAGCCTGTTATGTCAGATCGTTTGCTGAAAGGATTGAACCTCAAGATGAACCAACCGGAGAGTCAAATCCTCGCCCTCTTCTATTGCCGGCAGGTGCCCGGCGGCGGCGAGGCCGAACGCCGCACCCTCGAGAAACAATACGGAGAGGTCCTGCGCCTCTTCCCCATCCCCTGCAGCGGCCGCCTTGAACCGGTGCACCTCCTGAGGGCGCTCGAGGAATTCGCCGACGCAGTCTACATCATCACCTGCCCTGAAGGGGCCTGCCGCTACTTCGAGGGAAACCGCCGCGCCCGCAAGCGCGTCGCCCGGACCCGCGGCATCCTGGCGGCCATCGGGCTCGAACCCGAACGGGTGGGATTGATCACAGGCTCCCTCGAAACGCCCCGGACCCTGGCTGACTGGGTGCCGGAGATCTTCCGGCAGATCCAGCACCTCGCGCCCTCCCCGGTCCTTGCAACAGCCATGCGGTGAAACCCATTCCCGGAGCATCGACGCGGCAGACCGTCTCGGCGTCTGTGATCGAGCCTGTTTCCCTATTCTGTCGCTAAGGAGAAGGACATTATGATTACCGCAGAACAGAAGCCCCTCGAAGACATCAGGGGAATGATCGCCCCTTACAGGCGCCTCCTTGTGCTCGGCTGCGGCAGCTGCGTCGCCGAGTGCGCAGCGGGGGGCGAAAAGGAAACGGCCATGCTGGGCTCGGCCCTTCGCATGGCCGCCAGGATGAACGGGGAGGACGTCCTGATCGAGGAGAAGACCCTCGACCGCCAGTGCGTCCGGGAATTTGTCGTCCTCCTCGACGAGATCCTCGACCGATATGATGCAATCCTGTCCCTCGGCTGCGGCGCAGGCGTCCAGGCCGTGGCCGACATGTATCCCGAAATCCCCGTGATCCCGGCCCTCGACACCGAGTTCATCGGAGAGACAAAGGACCAGGGGTACTGGGTGGAAAGCTGCATCGGATGCGGCGACTGCATGCTCTACGATTTCGGCGGCGTCTGCCCCCTCGCCCGCTGCGCCAAGCGCCTCCTGAACGGCCCCTGCGGCGGATCCATGAACGGCCGCTGCGAGGTGGACCCGGAACAGCCCTGTGCCTGGCAGCTCATCATCGACCGGCTCGACCGGTTCGATGCCCTCGAGCGTCTCGAAGCCATCCACCCTCCGAAGGACTGGTCCCGGAAGCAGGGCAGGGGGCCCCGCAAAATCATGAGAGAAGACCAGCAGAGGTGATCCCGATATGAGCCGACTGAAGCATATCCTCGAAAGCGGCGCCTTCGCCGTGACCGCAGAGTGCGGCCCCCCGAAAGGGGCGGACCCCGGCGTCGTCCTGAAGAAGGCCGAGATCCTGCGCGGCAGGGTGGACGCCGTCAACGTCACCGACAACCAGACCGCCATCGTGCGCATGTCGAGTCTTGCGGCCTGCAGCCTGCTGAAGGGCGCGGGCCTCGACCCGGTGCTGCAAACAGTGGTGCGGGATCGCAACCGGATCGCCCTCCAGTCCGACATCCTGGGGGCATCGGCCCTCGGGATCCGGAATGTCCTCTGCCTTTCCGGGGACCACCCCTGCTTTGGTAACCAGCCGCAGGCCCTGGGGGTCTTCGATCTCGACTCGATCCAGTTCCTCCAGGCGGTCAAGGCGATGCGGGATGAAGCGCGCATCCTCGGGGGCGATCCGCTCAGCAGTCCGCCGGATCTCTTCATCGGGGCGGCGGCCAACCCCTTCGCCGACCCGCTCCCCTTCCGCGTCGTCCGCCTTGCGAAGAAAATCGCAGCAGGGGCCCAGTTCATCCAGACCCAGTGCATCTACCACCTCGAGCGTTTCGTCGACTGGCTCGACCGGGCGCGGGACCGCGGTCTGACGGAAAAGGCCTTCATCCTCGGGGGCGTCACCCCCTTGAAGTCCGCCGCCATGGCCCGGTACATGAAAAACAAGGTCTCCGGCATGGATGTGCCTGACGACATCATCCGGCGCATGGAGGGTGTCCCCAAGGAAAATCAGCGCGAGGAGGGGATCCGGATCTGCGTCGAAACCATCGAGGCCCTCAAGGCGATGCCGGGTGTAAGCGGCGTCCACATCATGGCCATCGAGTGGGAAGAGGCCGTGGGGGAAATCGTCGAACGCGCCCTGCTCCTCCCCCGCCCGGACGTCCCGGCGTAGGAGGCTCCCATGCCCGCAAAATACCTCATCCAGACCAAACCGGAGCCGCACCGCTTCGAACCGTTGACCCCTTCAGGGATTATCGCCTGGGAGGAAGGGTGCCTCAGGTGCGCCGTCTGCGTCAAAAAACGCTGCGTTTACGGCGTCTATGACCGCCGCGGCCTGAACCCTCGGCAGATGATCGAGTCCATCGACAACCAGTGCATGAACTGCATGCGCTGCGTCCAGAGCTGCCCGAAGGAGCTCATCCACAAATCCAGGAACCCGGAATACGCGGCAATGGGCGACGGGCACTGGACCCCCGACATCATCGCCCGCCTCTGGTATCAAGCCGAGACGGGAAAGATTCCCGTCTCGGGCGCCGGCTATCCGGGGCCCTTCAGCGGCCCGGGCTTCGACGCCATGTGGACCGACATGTCCGAGATCGTCCGGCCCACCCGCGACGGCATCCACGGACGCGAATACATCAGCACCGCCGTCGACCTCGGAAAAACGCCCGCCCACCTGCTTTTCGATGAGGTGGGTGGCATGGCCTCGGAAGGCCCGCAGGTCGAAGGCATCCCCCTTCCGATCATCTTGCGCCTGCCGCCCTTCGGCGACTGGTCCGATGACACGCTCAACGGATGGGCGCTTGCCGCCCGCCGCCTGGGGACCTTTTTCTCGCTTCCCATCGGCGGGGTCAGGGCCTCCTGGGGAGAGTTCGGCCCCTCCCTCATCCCCGTTCTCGAACCCGGCATGGACGACCTGCATCGGGTGCCGAAGTGGTTCAAAATCATCGAGATGGGATGGGACAAAGGATGGCGCGGGCGCTTCGAACGTCTCCAATCCCTCCTTCCATCCGCCCTTGCGGCCTTCCGGATACCCCTGGTGCAAGGCGCGGAGGAACGGGCCGCAGAGCTTGCCAATGCCGGCGTCCCCATCATCCACCTGGAGGGGAGCGTGGACGGGCGCTGGCGCGACACCGCTGCCCGCTACCTGAAAGACGGCATTCGGGCGGTGCACCTGCGGCTGGTGGACATGGGCATCCGCAACCAGATGACGCTCCTCGTGAGCGGGGGGATCTCCATGGCCGAACAGGTGGCCAAGAGCATCATCTGCGGGGCGGACGCCGTCCTCGTCGATCTTCCGCTCCTCATCGCGCTCGAATGCCGCGTCTGCCGGCGCTGCACAGAAGGTCTCCCGTGCCCGGTCGAGATCGGCCGGGCCGCACCGGACTGGGTCACCTCGCGCGTCGTCAACCTCGTCGGCGCCTGGCACAACCAGCTCCTGGAGGTCATGGGGGCGATGGGGATCCGCGACGC harbors:
- a CDS encoding conserved hypothetical protein (Evidence 4 : Unknown function but conserved in other organisms), whose amino-acid sequence is MITAEQKPLEDIRGMIAPYRRLLVLGCGSCVAECAAGGEKETAMLGSALRMAARMNGEDVLIEEKTLDRQCVREFVVLLDEILDRYDAILSLGCGAGVQAVADMYPEIPVIPALDTEFIGETKDQGYWVESCIGCGDCMLYDFGGVCPLARCAKRLLNGPCGGSMNGRCEVDPEQPCAWQLIIDRLDRFDALERLEAIHPPKDWSRKQGRGPRKIMREDQQR
- a CDS encoding hypothetical protein (Evidence 5 : Unknown function), encoding MPVPVEDLELSDLEKSSYTVSVFAQTAARRGELGFDHAGDLCLYGRSGWSSAHKIRSRSRFVEIRPNTDPRKPWVYTIDPAIELKGEDVYLRCLFGNALRTLYGPEALEGAERIIDDKPLTCHRIRKVLRRVDEDRRGFRTRFFLETPSGEGPPMRGTFDALMADLEAEALPPAGLKQEAARAALKDLARSIIDGGKRKMTSEERWRDVKEGLQTFLAQRKTVFRCAPWSRAAENSLVLYDLHTLFDRLFLMDRSLLLLDPLKRWECMQATLQRYKEFLTQKNAVEIQGEARRSALQSLLVQGALQVGLDAPLGDAPRVPAEEVEQIGLRESSVPVITDQPDETPLQQGEELLAEIRRLFGQNFFRKRRLPFVIQAQNSGDRGQTAKLESLQVALHRRRFMALGSRSVHRNDRWDTGLAPLQNFDSLVTELGEKGLCPVFYWREQEKFRRVLKGLAEGIVQRMVGIERYREGCKIVRDEMCAFLKERDEAVRHLVRAFSACDVPMQDYAPFVLTFENLLVNPSIAFHEPQRERPRLIAFVSRRFAAFIGGIHEQRLLEMSGMARLCGREGASTIDRGGGQIQELSSLPLDERTSTGAGRVDLEAMIRFMFNRPMPPARFEVSGDDIRMYFEQGKIPGWRSPLFAEQEIQ
- a CDS encoding 4Fe-4S binding domain protein translates to MPAKYLIQTKPEPHRFEPLTPSGIIAWEEGCLRCAVCVKKRCVYGVYDRRGLNPRQMIESIDNQCMNCMRCVQSCPKELIHKSRNPEYAAMGDGHWTPDIIARLWYQAETGKIPVSGAGYPGPFSGPGFDAMWTDMSEIVRPTRDGIHGREYISTAVDLGKTPAHLLFDEVGGMASEGPQVEGIPLPIILRLPPFGDWSDDTLNGWALAARRLGTFFSLPIGGVRASWGEFGPSLIPVLEPGMDDLHRVPKWFKIIEMGWDKGWRGRFERLQSLLPSALAAFRIPLVQGAEERAAELANAGVPIIHLEGSVDGRWRDTAARYLKDGIRAVHLRLVDMGIRNQMTLLVSGGISMAEQVAKSIICGADAVLVDLPLLIALECRVCRRCTEGLPCPVEIGRAAPDWVTSRVVNLVGAWHNQLLEVMGAMGIRDARRLRGEVGRAMFFEQLDRETFGSLGPMEEGFELE
- a CDS encoding Methylenetetrahydrofolate reductase, which translates into the protein MSRLKHILESGAFAVTAECGPPKGADPGVVLKKAEILRGRVDAVNVTDNQTAIVRMSSLAACSLLKGAGLDPVLQTVVRDRNRIALQSDILGASALGIRNVLCLSGDHPCFGNQPQALGVFDLDSIQFLQAVKAMRDEARILGGDPLSSPPDLFIGAAANPFADPLPFRVVRLAKKIAAGAQFIQTQCIYHLERFVDWLDRARDRGLTEKAFILGGVTPLKSAAMARYMKNKVSGMDVPDDIIRRMEGVPKENQREEGIRICVETIEALKAMPGVSGVHIMAIEWEEAVGEIVERALLLPRPDVPA
- a CDS encoding Methyl-viologen-reducing hydrogenase, delta subunit; translated protein: MSDRLLKGLNLKMNQPESQILALFYCRQVPGGGEAERRTLEKQYGEVLRLFPIPCSGRLEPVHLLRALEEFADAVYIITCPEGACRYFEGNRRARKRVARTRGILAAIGLEPERVGLITGSLETPRTLADWVPEIFRQIQHLAPSPVLATAMR
- a CDS encoding hypothetical protein (Evidence 5 : Unknown function), with translation MSSFYRMPNKLAGGARHEQLAAGSARLCRASVYEEHALHKNLGTLARDCAPQKCTPPHP
- a CDS encoding hypothetical protein (Evidence 5 : Unknown function) produces the protein MVALKEAIGVVDNLREAAGRSWWGEIGLEGRENERWLGVHYRDLFGSGRKWRARAIRKNHPDLKGAPQEVDVKLRGEDIYLKDRLLGSIEVLYGSENRSRAERELGERPLTCRRVRRVVDRIRCEKKAFQQRFFLSGTTDGADPLPGTFDALVQDLKKETIIQPEFWQQGGEQTLRRLAEGIIEQSAEDLSESRRIGEMRENIMTFFRQRQMLWDAAAPLRAVDDPVIRQDLDTLFNQFLLHPSVLLLRPQGARGQVMETIWRRYRRFLGSNPMDGEEQAQQAGESTYEARRQSLTRFIFRMPDIPTSFEVTGSVRYRSEMDSYRYLDGGVHYTIVAHGRTSPSLRSEPDSPPPVLEGLSVVPVTPQDSSIIRDQQPELVDSEEEKELKSMESRDRNQEIPTPQDPLKELEWKTLELENLDSEVPAQQDSSIIPDQQPKVDGSKSLEQAKQEALSEAREKFREKYFSRQKPPLDGNYNLIGMTGRYTYRSRTLPNGSYGPLTNFHFDQDPWDGDEDFGLVGVQDNERGLIWPAVPFNDTLRDVIDTIIDHTEIDELYQMKKDGVMQKLSNFMEDFKWGLALLLETHNLNLICLRNRIQDSKPKDDTAPLEIFINAYSPLEITCRKWLAMPALTQHTSININERRHIMTYIIRLCYEYIDSLYEGKISKDGAKDEMMSRYVFKKETLPKKFKVEESREWIDYSWETVVKVEALYDESKLVNTNNSNREIIEKDEKYRDIDTASISNDSDDGYVSIEDIEYFNKLNDSNGKIGVGWLPEENKIQRNINTINFMEDSDDSDRGITGIEHLNKMININPLNDGQKNMDNTLKMSSMLYLDSNDDNLYYDPDQYFSIPSDNSETDDSENVNDNIDTHINRK
- a CDS encoding Two component system sensor histidine kinase, PAS domains, which translates into the protein MSVDDDTTQTALGSEGCGEKKERSAPFCNEDDRRDGILSLAIERLEVPVLVIDAEHVVVHCSRAYENLTGTPPGSLIGKKDPWRTFFSEPGPVLLDLIVDQASEAEIMARFGSGCRRSPLAGDAWEVERFLPAPDGGGKWFLVTAVPLKDENGRVTGAVETFREVTKGHRMQDALRRTSVRLQTLVDFIPYPIGVFTMDGHPTYLNPYFTKVFGWTLEDFQAGRVPFVPFDQVQSTLEELKRLRQDKILVHHESKRLTRDGRLLDVSIRAAVYAESLDDLAGVIAIYRDITKDKRMARIQEAMLQISLALPKYPELHELLHFINTEVKDLVESEGCVVILPDEEKQELYITGAAYDQDEAIRRAAEVRFRYDQLMAGEVIRTGKPMIVSDTSRNRELHEERDRRLGYSTRNLALVPLVGRTRIKGAICAINKQDGDFKPSDIELLEMVAGTVAVVIAYAQVSEKLKSAYNELLSMNKAKDKMINHLSHELRTPLAVLMSTMTIFSRKLKVLPEAEWAPTLERARRNLNRLVEIQRQAEDILMGGSLQTQDVMMLLLEECADELEALTAEELGEGVAVQKIRRRIDDLFGPKTSESEKILLDGFVGERISFLKPLFAHRHVDVSLAAEPGPPVWIPRDVLEKLVDGLIRNAVENTPDEGRTDVLVHPRGSGMELVVHDCGVGIPEEAKKRIFEGFFTTGDTLSYSSKRPFDFNAGGKGADLLRMKMFSQRYGFEIRMTSTRCRHLLDGASVCPGQISLCTFCAGPEDCYGSGETTFSLYFPVKVDEQTEQSL